The region ACAACCCCAAGGCAACCACAACGCCGGGAGCATCGTCTTCGGGCCAGATGGACAGCTGTTCGTCGGGGTCGGCGACGGCGGGGGCGGCGGGGACCAAGGTGACGGCCACGTCAGCGATTGGTACGATCCGGTGGCTGGCGGGAACGGACAGGACGTGACGGCGAACCTCCTGGGGAGCATCCTCCGAATCGACGTAGATGGCCGCGACGGGGAGAAGGGATACGCGATTCCGGCGGACAACCCCCTCGTCGGTCAGGCGGGGTTGGACGAGCAGTTCGCCTGGGGCTTTCGAAACCCGTGGCAGCTCTCGGTCGACCAGGGAGCCCTCTACGCCGGCGACGTTGGACAGAACCGGTACGAGGAGATTGACCACGTACTCCGCGGCGGCAACTACGGCTGGAACGTCAAAGAGGGGCGCCACTGCTACCAAGCGAGCGACTGCCCCGACACGACGCTGGAGACGGTCCGAGGTGGCGAGCCGTTGCGCGACCCAGTCGTCGAGTATCCCCACTCCGACCGACCGGTCAGCGGTATCTCCGTCATTATCGGCAATGTCTATCGAGGAACCGCGGTACCGGAGCTGCAAGGCTCGTTCGTCTTCGCCGACTACCGAGCGCAGGGCCGGCTGTTTCTTGCCGACCCCGGTGAGGGCCAGTGGCCGACTGCGGTGCTCCCAATTGTCTCCGGTGATGCCGGCAAGCTCCAGCAGGTCCTCTCTATGGGGCGCGACGCTGACGGCGAGATATACGTTCTCGGGAGTGGCGAGGGTGACGGCGGCGTCTATCGGCTGGAAGCCGCTGGGTGAACGATGTTGCCCAGATGAAGGAGGGCTGCATCCGAGGCGGCCGTCGACGACGCTACT is a window of halophilic archaeon DL31 DNA encoding:
- a CDS encoding glucose/sorbosone dehydrogenase (KEGG: hbo:Hbor_21860 glucose/sorbosone dehydrogenase) — protein: MTLNRRDLLSAASGAVAGLAGCAAASPMTDSGDGTANERAVGLETIASGLRSPLAIAFAPDSDRRYIAEQRGLVHVHEDGLRDQPLLDLRESVVTGSETGLLGIALHPEFTQNRRLFVRYSSPPREGTPSNYSHTFVLAEFRVADDGRRVRPGSERTVMEIPQPQGNHNAGSIVFGPDGQLFVGVGDGGGGGDQGDGHVSDWYDPVAGGNGQDVTANLLGSILRIDVDGRDGEKGYAIPADNPLVGQAGLDEQFAWGFRNPWQLSVDQGALYAGDVGQNRYEEIDHVLRGGNYGWNVKEGRHCYQASDCPDTTLETVRGGEPLRDPVVEYPHSDRPVSGISVIIGNVYRGTAVPELQGSFVFADYRAQGRLFLADPGEGQWPTAVLPIVSGDAGKLQQVLSMGRDADGEIYVLGSGEGDGGVYRLEAAG